From the genome of Clavelina lepadiformis chromosome 2, kaClaLepa1.1, whole genome shotgun sequence:
AATGTTTGTTACTATTTTTAGGTTGTTACCATTTTGGGTGATCCTCGTTTTCGTCATCTACTGGCTTTGGCTTACTCTGCTGGATAAAGATAAAGCTTTACCAACGGAAAAAATACAGGTTGTGCATGGAAAAAGTCTTGTAATGATGCAATTGAACTGCCCAGTTGCCCCTGGTCAATTGCTTTATCATGCACTGAAAGCGTTAACAGgtcatttttattaaaaaaaatgttaaagtaacAAAGTTACAAGGCGACAAACTTACTTATGGAACACTTGTTTAGACATCTTGCTTcgttgttttataaaactgAATAACCAACAATTACCAGTAAAAATTCGACATGAAAAAACTGCATGCAAGCGGATGAGCGACTATacatgcaaaatgttttaacggAATTCATACACACGACATCGACGCAGGCTTGTTAGTAATAAGCTGTGTAACTTTCACATAATATTACACAGTATCACAATTTGCCAGTTTTTCAAAGGAAAGGCCAATGCTTTTATTGCACCATTAGCAGGGTTGTGATTAAGGCTTTAGCACAGCTGAATTTCAGAAATTTAATgatcattttgttttcaatttttgccATGCAGAATTCACTTGactgtgaaataaaacattggttGTTAACATTGATGTATAATTGCAATATAAACTCGATCCCACATGCCAGCCTCTTACCAAGTTTATTCCACTAAAGGTAAAATTTTAGTTGCCCTGTTTGGTTTAAATTGCTTAGACGCTTTTGAAACAAACccagttaacaataaaattatctattggaaatattctttttccTAGCGAAAAAAAATGCACCAAAATAAGCAGGTTACTGCCCGTAAAACACAAATATACAACAGCCAATTATGCAAGTAAAGTGTTTAGTATAGCATAGGAAGTTTAACTGTGACAACACGCCCCAACGTCACGATTCGAAAACAGTTGCAAATGGTGGCTGGTAGTAGCATGCAATCAGTTGCTGAACTTGCAGATATGCTCCCAACATACTAAGaaataaaactgatattaAGCTTACTGTGAAACATCTGTTATTTAGGCAAAAAATTACCTTTTAATAGTAAGTAAAATGTACATTAAGTGCACATTTTATAACGAtttgtaaaattaacattGAAACTGTATGCTTTTCACAGTCTTAACTAAtctgaaattgaaaatggaaacaaaaaatgacataAAGCAAATAGTCTCGAAGCGATCGCTCAAAGTAGGAAAAAATAGCCGTGACAACTTTGCCTTACTGATATAAAAAGTGGTGCAAATATTGTGGATGATGGTGTTATTGATCAGTTCTTTTGGCAAACAAGTAAAAGTTTTAGT
Proteins encoded in this window:
- the LOC143446564 gene encoding uncharacterized protein LOC143446564 isoform X1, which encodes MYANTIGIASCVQTDLCFHEVWLLPFWVILVFVIYWLWLTLLDKDKALPTEKIQVVHGKSLVMMQLNCPVAPGQLLYHALKALTDILLRCFIKLNNQQLPVKIRHEKTACKRMSDYTCKMF
- the LOC143446564 gene encoding uncharacterized protein LOC143446564 isoform X2, with product MVWYGIIVFHLLIVRTVRLLPFWVILVFVIYWLWLTLLDKDKALPTEKIQVVHGKSLVMMQLNCPVAPGQLLYHALKALTDILLRCFIKLNNQQLPVKIRHEKTACKRMSDYTCKMF